One region of Syntrophobacter fumaroxidans MPOB genomic DNA includes:
- a CDS encoding PilZ domain-containing protein: METRQYKRFKAMDGALAVFSSTLQPNLPKLGRLLDISAGGLAFSYTARGIQTEGASSLRISWHDDELSTIEGIPFKIVYDVDLSGHYRLGLPEDRRCGVQFGDLTAEQSKQLVAFIRNYSRGEIAG; the protein is encoded by the coding sequence ATGGAGACCAGGCAATACAAGCGGTTCAAGGCTATGGATGGAGCACTCGCCGTTTTTTCGTCAACGCTCCAGCCGAACCTGCCGAAGCTGGGCCGGCTTCTCGACATCAGCGCGGGGGGACTCGCTTTCAGCTACACCGCCCGCGGCATTCAGACCGAAGGAGCGTCGAGTCTCAGGATTTCCTGGCATGACGACGAATTGTCGACGATTGAAGGCATCCCTTTCAAGATCGTGTACGATGTGGACCTCTCAGGCCATTACAGGCTCGGGCTCCCGGAGGACAGGCGTTGCGGTGTCCAATTCGGTGATCTCACGGCGGAACAGTCCAAACAGTTGGTCGCATTCATCCGCAATTACAGCCGCGGCGAAATCGCGGGGTAG
- a CDS encoding methyltransferase family protein — protein sequence MKTQVKTSRMDIGRLVAAPVFALLLFFSARGLLGGLSSLFPLDAAKALLLVHRLLIVAFYVLIVVLYFMRTAASSTTRSIPARSIAVGASFLPFAIPLAGGASDASPVVMLGANVIMASGMAFALAALFALGRSFSIIPQTRSLVMHGPYRLVRHPLYLGELVTVAGFVLAGVAPAKVLIFVLLAACQVYRALQEEKLLAAMFPEYEGYASRTPRLLPGVF from the coding sequence ATGAAAACACAAGTGAAGACGTCACGCATGGACATCGGGAGGCTGGTGGCGGCCCCGGTGTTTGCTCTTCTCCTCTTCTTCAGCGCCCGGGGGCTCCTCGGAGGTCTGAGCTCGCTTTTCCCGCTGGATGCGGCGAAGGCACTCCTGCTGGTACACCGCCTGCTCATTGTTGCATTCTACGTGCTGATTGTCGTTCTCTATTTCATGAGAACCGCCGCGAGCTCAACGACCCGGTCCATCCCTGCCAGGTCCATTGCCGTGGGGGCAAGCTTCCTTCCCTTCGCCATCCCTCTGGCCGGCGGCGCTTCAGACGCGAGCCCGGTGGTGATGCTCGGCGCCAACGTGATCATGGCCTCGGGCATGGCCTTTGCGCTTGCGGCGCTTTTCGCCCTCGGCAGGAGCTTCAGCATTATCCCCCAGACGCGAAGCCTGGTGATGCACGGCCCCTATCGCCTGGTGCGGCACCCGCTCTATCTCGGCGAACTGGTGACGGTGGCGGGTTTCGTGCTTGCGGGCGTCGCGCCGGCCAAGGTGCTCATCTTTGTCCTGCTTGCGGCGTGCCAGGTTTATCGGGCCTTGCAGGAGGAAAAGCTCCTCGCGGCAATGTTCCCGGAATACGAAGGGTATGCTTCCCGAACCCCCCGCCTGCTGCCCGGAGTTTTCTAG
- a CDS encoding two-component system sensor histidine kinase NtrB, whose translation MDKQGSTKPKVRLRLIVALPVATSILMLVGALLTSYLMPQQLPWPGQDSMPDLRTVILLSVFCTIILSFLLNLLAAFLISRNLKRLMVKASSMIPVGPESMQKSEAANEMKALGIILDEVEVTLDRFIQDSYILENLPEALITVDAAGEVRALNRRAARLFNTALWNIRGRRLEEIVPKSLRNESFHRMVLKGFEGTESHSSLIRLSTDAKAELVLWVGVSPVELSGGQRGVTISFKDQTDIVSVRNQIQKLERLAAVGKVSAHIAHEVRNPLGSIKTLTELIREDLRPDETQAKYADVILDQVGRLDRLIEDVLSFSRSSLLNVEKAELPVLLSQMIDLARHSFPEKGVNVEEQYDPVLPPVWCDPERLCQAFLNVLINAFEACAAGGHIKVSATYERGGTANGSVIGIRVKDDGPGIPESNLQKVFEPFFTTKSHGTGLGLACTYNIINAHGGRIEFANRPSGGASVHILLPENHTLESPLDEPVEYHG comes from the coding sequence ATGGATAAGCAGGGTTCAACAAAGCCCAAAGTGCGCTTGCGCCTCATCGTGGCTCTGCCGGTTGCCACGTCCATTCTGATGCTCGTCGGAGCGCTCCTGACCTCCTACCTGATGCCCCAGCAGCTGCCGTGGCCGGGGCAGGATTCCATGCCGGACCTGAGGACGGTGATCCTGCTGTCTGTGTTCTGCACGATCATCCTGTCGTTTCTGCTCAACCTCCTGGCCGCCTTTCTCATCAGCCGCAACCTGAAGAGACTCATGGTCAAGGCAAGCTCCATGATTCCCGTGGGGCCCGAATCCATGCAGAAGTCCGAAGCCGCGAACGAGATGAAGGCCCTGGGGATCATTCTCGACGAAGTCGAAGTCACCCTCGACCGCTTCATTCAGGACAGCTACATCCTGGAAAACCTTCCCGAAGCGCTCATCACGGTGGACGCCGCGGGGGAGGTACGGGCGCTGAACAGGAGGGCGGCGCGATTGTTCAACACGGCGTTGTGGAACATCAGGGGGAGACGCCTGGAGGAGATCGTCCCGAAAAGCCTCCGCAACGAGTCTTTCCACCGGATGGTGCTCAAGGGTTTCGAGGGGACCGAAAGCCATTCGAGCCTCATCCGCCTGTCCACGGACGCCAAAGCGGAGCTTGTGCTCTGGGTGGGTGTCAGCCCGGTGGAATTGAGCGGAGGGCAGCGCGGAGTCACCATATCGTTCAAGGATCAGACGGATATCGTCTCGGTGAGAAACCAGATCCAGAAGTTGGAACGGCTTGCCGCCGTGGGGAAGGTCTCCGCGCATATCGCTCACGAGGTCCGCAATCCGCTCGGTTCCATCAAAACCCTAACGGAGTTGATTCGAGAGGACTTGAGGCCGGACGAGACGCAGGCGAAATATGCCGACGTCATTTTGGACCAGGTGGGCAGGCTGGACCGGCTCATCGAGGACGTTCTCTCCTTCTCCCGCAGCTCCCTGCTGAACGTGGAGAAAGCCGAGCTCCCCGTCCTGCTTTCCCAGATGATCGATCTCGCCCGGCACAGTTTTCCCGAAAAGGGCGTGAACGTCGAGGAACAATACGATCCCGTGCTTCCGCCCGTCTGGTGCGACCCGGAAAGACTCTGCCAGGCCTTCCTGAACGTTCTCATCAACGCGTTCGAGGCCTGCGCCGCCGGAGGGCACATCAAGGTTTCCGCCACGTATGAGCGGGGCGGCACGGCCAACGGAAGCGTGATCGGGATCCGGGTCAAGGACGACGGGCCCGGGATCCCCGAGTCCAATCTGCAGAAGGTTTTCGAGCCCTTCTTTACGACGAAATCGCACGGCACGGGGCTCGGGTTGGCTTGCACCTACAATATCATCAACGCCCACGGCGGCAGGATCGAATTCGCGAACAGACCTTCCGGCGGAGCCTCGGTCCATATCCTCCTGCCGGAAAATCACACGCTCGAGTCCCCGCTGGACGAACCGGTGGAGTACCATGGCTGA
- a CDS encoding sigma-54-dependent transcriptional regulator, whose product MAEKILIVDDDPGMQIALNEFLKKRGYETDSAVSAEEALDRVKHASYDLIFLDVRLPGMTGIDAICRIRNFDEQGEIIVITAHGTRDVALEAVRNGAYDYFTKPFSLQEMDVVIRRALEKRRLQKELSELRKRTGTTEPIDRIIGQSEGMKRVKAMVARIAPLETTVLVTGESGTGKELVADMLHMLSARASAPCIKINCASIPETLLESELFGYERGAFTGAVSSRQGKFEQAHTGTIFLDEIGDMPSSLQAKLLRVVEQKQVDRLGGKKPVKVDVRVVAATNRDLLELVTRKEFRADLYYRLNVAAIHVPPLRDRKEDLPLLVGHFLREINVKLGTDLSGISREAMELLFGHDWPGNVRELANLLERVAIVNRGTTVSPEAVTIALQKHSNTLAEEGGQAMSLGDTLDELERNLILDALRKCGGVQTRAAEMLGLSAKNFWKKMKKHGIRYDGERHTEEFSQ is encoded by the coding sequence ATGGCTGAGAAAATTCTCATTGTCGACGACGATCCGGGCATGCAGATCGCCCTCAACGAGTTTCTCAAGAAGAGGGGCTACGAAACCGATTCCGCCGTTTCCGCCGAGGAGGCCCTGGACAGGGTCAAACACGCCTCCTACGACTTGATTTTTCTGGATGTGCGGCTCCCCGGCATGACGGGAATCGATGCCATCTGCCGGATCAGGAATTTCGACGAACAGGGCGAGATCATCGTCATCACGGCCCACGGCACCCGGGACGTCGCCCTGGAAGCCGTCAGAAACGGGGCGTACGACTATTTCACCAAGCCTTTCAGCCTGCAGGAGATGGATGTCGTCATCCGCAGAGCCCTGGAAAAAAGAAGACTCCAGAAGGAGCTCAGCGAGCTGCGCAAGCGCACGGGGACGACGGAGCCCATCGACCGGATCATCGGGCAGAGCGAGGGCATGAAACGGGTGAAAGCGATGGTCGCCAGGATCGCCCCGCTCGAAACCACCGTTCTCGTCACGGGAGAAAGCGGGACGGGCAAGGAACTGGTGGCCGACATGCTCCACATGCTGAGCGCAAGGGCGAGCGCGCCCTGCATCAAGATCAACTGCGCGTCCATCCCGGAAACACTTCTCGAGAGCGAATTGTTCGGCTACGAGCGCGGGGCGTTCACCGGGGCCGTCTCCTCCAGGCAGGGGAAATTCGAGCAGGCGCACACCGGCACCATCTTCCTCGACGAAATCGGGGACATGCCGTCGAGCCTCCAGGCGAAGCTGCTGCGGGTGGTGGAACAGAAGCAGGTGGACCGGCTCGGCGGGAAGAAGCCGGTGAAGGTGGACGTGCGGGTGGTCGCCGCGACCAACCGCGACCTCCTGGAGCTTGTCACCCGCAAGGAGTTCCGGGCGGACCTCTACTACCGGTTGAACGTCGCCGCCATTCACGTGCCGCCGCTGCGCGACCGCAAGGAGGACCTGCCGCTCCTGGTCGGGCATTTCCTGAGGGAAATCAACGTGAAACTGGGCACCGACCTGTCCGGGATTTCCAGGGAAGCCATGGAGCTGCTGTTCGGCCACGACTGGCCCGGCAACGTGCGGGAGCTTGCCAACCTGCTGGAGCGCGTGGCCATCGTCAACAGGGGAACCACGGTCTCGCCCGAGGCGGTGACCATCGCCCTGCAGAAGCATTCCAACACCCTGGCCGAAGAGGGGGGGCAGGCAATGTCCCTCGGGGATACGCTCGATGAGCTGGAGCGGAATCTCATTCTCGACGCCCTGCGCAAATGCGGCGGAGTGCAGACCAGGGCGGCGGAAATGCTGGGCCTCAGCGCCAAGAATTTCTGGAAGAAGATGAAAAAGCACGGCATACGGTATGACGGTGAACGACATACCGAGGAATTCTCTCAATGA
- a CDS encoding Flp family type IVb pilin, which yields MKKFIKFLKDEEGVTAIEYGLIAALIAVAIIVAVTSVGTNLTAVFNRVAAELLGALN from the coding sequence ATGAAAAAGTTCATCAAGTTCCTGAAAGACGAAGAAGGCGTGACCGCGATCGAGTACGGTCTCATCGCCGCCCTGATCGCCGTCGCGATCATTGTTGCGGTTACCTCCGTGGGCACGAATCTCACGGCCGTCTTCAATAGGGTCGCCGCCGAGTTGTTAGGCGCGCTCAATTAG
- a CDS encoding Flp family type IVb pilin, whose product MRGENNSGFESLLSGLRILLCEERGTTAIEYALIASLIVLAAASAMVATSDSVINIFNYWTNAVVSALSGG is encoded by the coding sequence ATGAGAGGCGAAAACAATTCCGGGTTTGAGAGTTTGTTGTCCGGCCTCCGCATCTTGCTCTGCGAAGAACGGGGAACCACCGCCATCGAGTATGCCCTGATCGCCTCTTTGATCGTGCTCGCCGCGGCGTCGGCCATGGTGGCCACGAGCGACAGCGTCATCAACATTTTCAATTACTGGACCAATGCGGTGGTCAGTGCTCTGAGCGGAGGATGA
- a CDS encoding A24 family peptidase: protein MAASLNGILGGLLCVVLIVVAVEDMRKHRIRNVYTFPMVAVGLSFHALSGGLEGLVFSLKGLGLGIVFLIFPYLLGIMGAGDVKLMGAVGSILGSRGVFAAFLLTCVAGGVLAVILMVLNSKHTMKRLSAAWAAARRLPAEGRASGVPPGGDLKRPGLAYGAAIATGTIAFMALEWLGYDVSHLLWS, encoded by the coding sequence ATGGCGGCATCGCTGAACGGCATCCTCGGAGGATTACTCTGCGTGGTCCTGATCGTGGTCGCCGTGGAAGACATGCGCAAGCACAGAATCAGGAATGTGTACACGTTCCCGATGGTTGCCGTGGGGCTTTCGTTTCACGCCTTGAGCGGCGGTCTGGAAGGATTGGTATTCAGCCTGAAGGGCCTGGGCCTCGGGATCGTGTTTTTGATATTCCCTTATCTACTGGGGATAATGGGTGCCGGCGACGTCAAGCTCATGGGCGCGGTCGGATCGATTCTGGGGTCGCGGGGAGTGTTCGCCGCGTTCCTGTTGACGTGCGTCGCCGGTGGTGTTCTTGCAGTCATTCTCATGGTCCTGAATTCGAAGCACACGATGAAACGGCTCAGTGCCGCGTGGGCCGCGGCACGAAGGCTCCCGGCCGAAGGTCGAGCGAGCGGCGTGCCTCCCGGCGGGGATTTGAAAAGACCCGGGCTTGCCTACGGGGCGGCCATAGCGACGGGCACGATCGCGTTCATGGCCCTGGAATGGCTCGGGTACGACGTTTCACATCTTCTATGGTCTTGA
- the cpaB gene encoding Flp pilus assembly protein CpaB, with translation MARFRAIFPLALAIVLALVASVVVYKWVQMKTGVQTTVVTEKAEPGGVQVALASADLPWGTKLTREMVKMAEYPPKHLPAGYFSDPAKIEGRVLITPVKQGEQLLESKLAPLSVTTGGVSAVVSVGKRAIAVAGDKVIGLAGFIQPGNFVDVLVTIRDTQEKTPSTSKVVLENVKVLATGTVIDKKAGTEPGPVDVFTLEVTPEEAERLAFAASLGKLHFALRNVTDTEVVYTMGTTIADALDAYRPRMKMVSAQPVVKSEPEARKEQARSFSRMEIIKGSKVSQVDFENRR, from the coding sequence ATGGCGAGATTCAGAGCGATATTTCCGCTGGCCCTGGCGATCGTATTGGCGCTGGTGGCCTCCGTTGTCGTCTACAAATGGGTTCAGATGAAGACCGGCGTGCAGACGACGGTCGTCACGGAAAAGGCGGAGCCGGGAGGCGTGCAGGTGGCCCTGGCCAGCGCCGATCTCCCCTGGGGAACCAAGCTGACCCGGGAAATGGTGAAGATGGCGGAATATCCTCCCAAGCACCTGCCGGCCGGGTATTTTTCGGACCCGGCAAAGATCGAGGGCAGGGTCCTCATAACCCCGGTCAAGCAGGGTGAGCAGCTCCTGGAGTCCAAGCTCGCCCCCCTCAGCGTGACGACCGGTGGGGTGTCGGCGGTCGTCAGCGTGGGCAAGCGCGCCATCGCCGTGGCGGGTGACAAAGTCATCGGGCTGGCCGGTTTCATCCAGCCCGGAAATTTCGTCGACGTGCTGGTCACCATCAGGGACACACAGGAAAAGACCCCCAGCACGAGCAAGGTGGTGCTGGAAAACGTTAAGGTGCTCGCCACCGGCACGGTGATCGACAAGAAGGCGGGGACCGAGCCGGGCCCGGTGGACGTCTTCACGCTCGAGGTCACGCCGGAGGAAGCGGAGCGGCTGGCGTTCGCGGCTTCCCTGGGCAAGCTCCATTTCGCCCTGAGAAACGTGACCGACACCGAGGTGGTTTACACCATGGGGACGACCATCGCCGACGCGCTGGATGCCTACCGGCCCCGCATGAAAATGGTGTCCGCCCAGCCCGTCGTGAAGTCCGAACCCGAAGCAAGGAAAGAACAGGCGAGATCCTTTTCCCGGATGGAAATCATCAAGGGCTCCAAGGTCTCGCAGGTCGATTTCGAAAACAGGCGGTAA
- a CDS encoding type II and III secretion system protein family protein — MCSRLGLVGFVKASMVLAFSLVLISSSALHAAGPVKVVTGEHAARKIHLQVGKSVIVRSGAPVVRTTLGSPDVADIVALSPTQIYITGKATGVTNLTLWQSDDKVSAIYDIEVAPDTMRLKEKLHEVLPGERDIKVSASHDSLTLSGTISSSTHLAQAMTLAEAYSGGKKVINLLQVSGVHQVMLEVRVAEMSRTLTNRLGINSIWNVNGSMGASLLGNLASLDKFAGSASGSSSEFTFAPTVNSLFHILGGPFTWTAFIDALKEDGLVKVLAEPTLIAMSGQSASFLAGGEFPIPVPQGLGTVGIEYKQFGVSLAFTPTVLNDKRMNIIVAPEVSELDYTTAINIAGVAVPGLTTRKVSTAIELNDGQSFAIAGLLKDTIREDAKKFPILGSIPVLGALFRSVSFQRNETELIVIVTPRLAKPIDVATQPLPTDKFIEPSDSEFFFLGLLQGRAPKPAPRAPLPITDKKAGFDGEFGHTVP, encoded by the coding sequence ATGTGCAGCAGGCTGGGTTTGGTGGGGTTCGTGAAGGCATCCATGGTCCTTGCCTTCTCTCTGGTGTTGATCTCTTCTTCCGCGCTCCACGCCGCCGGGCCGGTCAAGGTGGTCACGGGGGAACATGCCGCGAGGAAGATTCACCTCCAGGTGGGCAAGTCGGTCATCGTGCGGAGCGGCGCCCCGGTGGTGCGCACCACCCTGGGTTCCCCGGACGTCGCCGACATCGTGGCACTCTCCCCGACGCAGATTTATATTACCGGCAAGGCCACCGGGGTGACGAACCTCACTCTGTGGCAGAGCGACGACAAGGTGTCCGCGATCTATGACATCGAGGTGGCCCCGGACACCATGCGGCTCAAGGAGAAGCTGCACGAGGTCCTTCCCGGAGAACGGGACATCAAGGTTTCCGCCTCCCATGACTCGCTGACCCTCTCGGGAACGATCTCCAGCTCGACCCATCTCGCCCAGGCCATGACGCTTGCCGAGGCGTACAGCGGCGGGAAAAAGGTGATCAACCTGCTCCAGGTGTCGGGCGTGCACCAAGTGATGCTGGAAGTGCGCGTGGCGGAAATGTCGCGCACCCTCACCAACCGGCTGGGAATCAATTCCATCTGGAACGTGAACGGGAGCATGGGGGCTTCGCTGCTCGGGAACCTGGCTTCCCTGGACAAGTTCGCCGGGTCCGCCTCCGGGTCCAGCAGTGAGTTCACCTTCGCGCCCACGGTCAACTCGCTGTTTCACATCCTCGGGGGACCGTTCACCTGGACGGCGTTCATCGACGCCCTCAAGGAAGACGGCCTCGTCAAGGTTCTTGCCGAGCCGACGCTCATCGCCATGAGCGGCCAGTCGGCCAGCTTCCTGGCCGGGGGGGAGTTTCCCATCCCCGTGCCGCAGGGGCTCGGGACCGTGGGAATCGAGTACAAGCAGTTCGGCGTCAGCCTGGCCTTCACGCCGACGGTGCTCAACGACAAGCGGATGAACATCATCGTCGCCCCCGAGGTGTCGGAGCTCGACTACACCACGGCGATCAACATAGCCGGGGTTGCCGTCCCGGGTCTCACCACCAGGAAGGTCTCCACGGCCATCGAGTTGAACGACGGTCAGAGCTTCGCCATCGCGGGGCTGCTCAAGGACACCATCCGGGAGGACGCGAAGAAATTCCCGATCCTGGGAAGCATTCCGGTGCTGGGAGCGCTTTTCCGCAGCGTTTCCTTCCAGAGAAACGAGACGGAACTGATCGTAATCGTCACGCCGCGGCTGGCGAAGCCCATAGACGTGGCCACCCAGCCGCTGCCGACGGACAAGTTCATCGAGCCCAGCGATTCGGAGTTCTTCTTCCTGGGCCTGTTGCAGGGGCGAGCCCCAAAGCCGGCGCCGCGCGCGCCGCTGCCGATCACCGACAAAAAAGCGGGGTTCGACGGGGAATTCGGCCACACCGTGCCGTAG
- a CDS encoding TadE/TadG family type IV pilus assembly protein has translation MKTKRVVPRFRKGVAAIEFALILPLLVLLLFGIIEFGIILYDQAVITNASREGARFGILYGAAADGTATPKSEAEVRQVVRNYAQQYLITFGTKVLGDADINVAEETVNGQNYRRVTISYPYTFIVLPRFITSFFGGGLGQDINLSANAVMRYEYQGPAV, from the coding sequence ATGAAGACGAAACGTGTCGTGCCCAGGTTCCGCAAAGGCGTGGCGGCCATCGAGTTCGCGCTCATCCTGCCGCTGCTCGTGCTCCTGTTGTTCGGCATCATCGAGTTCGGGATCATTCTCTACGACCAGGCGGTGATCACCAACGCCAGCAGGGAAGGCGCGCGGTTCGGGATTCTCTACGGCGCGGCAGCCGACGGCACCGCCACACCGAAGAGTGAAGCGGAAGTCAGGCAGGTCGTGCGCAACTACGCGCAGCAGTATCTCATCACCTTCGGGACCAAGGTGCTGGGGGACGCCGACATCAATGTGGCCGAGGAAACCGTGAACGGGCAAAACTATCGCAGGGTCACGATCAGCTATCCCTACACGTTTATCGTGCTGCCCCGGTTCATCACGTCCTTTTTCGGCGGCGGCCTGGGGCAGGACATCAATCTGTCGGCAAACGCGGTGATGCGCTACGAGTACCAGGGCCCGGCAGTCTAG
- a CDS encoding TadG family pilus assembly protein, with translation MKKHAIFSKSRLSERDGATVIIVALALVMLLGFGAFAVDIGYLYVVRNELQNAADAGALAGAAALYNNDGTAVQPTANVIGQEAAMRNTAVRTAVEVTLNGNSGDVQRGHYSFATGTFTPNASLLPVSLWNVSTEELDANTDFINAVKVTTHRSAPAAPSFFSRIFGYDSFALAAEAVAYIGFAGTLYPLNVDKPIAMCQESLLDAEGNYSCSIGRMINSGSGAGHNTAAWTNYSQPCETANANDMAQLLAGCGGSNPTPIILGTGMGTSGGMQDSTYRKSIFSCWIDSLRAGNPLPLVLPVVECPGNNPGPCSKVVGAVEVTVVWITDVINTNKLNYDEVPSMMNTAEKAPWACSVPLTKDSTQAQINQCWNEFVSYYNLKNADNQNAPIAKNSIYMLPSCTPHDPEGGTGGKNFGILAKIPVLVR, from the coding sequence ATGAAAAAACATGCGATTTTCTCAAAATCAAGGCTCTCCGAAAGGGACGGAGCGACGGTGATCATTGTCGCCCTTGCCCTCGTGATGCTCCTGGGTTTCGGCGCCTTTGCCGTGGATATCGGCTACCTGTACGTGGTCCGAAACGAACTGCAGAACGCGGCCGACGCCGGGGCGCTGGCCGGGGCGGCGGCACTCTACAACAATGACGGCACCGCGGTCCAACCGACGGCCAACGTGATCGGGCAAGAGGCGGCCATGCGCAACACTGCGGTTCGAACGGCGGTGGAGGTGACTCTGAACGGCAATTCGGGGGACGTGCAGCGGGGGCACTACTCATTCGCCACCGGAACGTTCACGCCCAATGCCTCGCTGCTGCCCGTGAGCCTCTGGAACGTGAGCACCGAAGAGCTCGACGCCAATACCGATTTCATCAACGCCGTGAAGGTGACCACCCACAGGAGCGCTCCGGCGGCGCCGTCGTTCTTCTCGAGGATTTTCGGCTACGATTCCTTCGCCCTGGCGGCCGAAGCCGTGGCATACATCGGGTTTGCGGGAACGCTGTATCCCCTTAACGTGGATAAGCCCATCGCCATGTGCCAGGAAAGTCTTCTCGATGCCGAGGGCAACTACTCCTGCTCCATCGGGCGCATGATCAACAGCGGCTCGGGCGCCGGGCACAACACCGCGGCGTGGACGAACTACAGCCAGCCGTGCGAAACCGCCAATGCAAACGACATGGCCCAACTGCTGGCCGGTTGCGGCGGCTCCAACCCCACACCCATCATTTTGGGCACGGGGATGGGAACCAGCGGCGGCATGCAGGACAGCACCTATCGCAAGAGCATCTTCAGCTGTTGGATCGATTCGCTTCGCGCCGGAAATCCCCTCCCGCTGGTTCTTCCCGTCGTGGAATGCCCCGGGAACAACCCCGGGCCCTGCTCGAAGGTGGTGGGGGCCGTCGAGGTCACCGTGGTCTGGATAACGGACGTGATCAACACGAACAAGCTCAACTATGACGAGGTGCCGTCGATGATGAACACGGCGGAAAAAGCCCCATGGGCGTGCAGCGTTCCTCTCACCAAGGACTCCACGCAGGCCCAGATCAACCAGTGCTGGAACGAGTTCGTGAGCTATTACAATCTGAAGAACGCCGACAACCAGAATGCGCCGATCGCCAAGAATTCCATCTACATGCTGCCGAGCTGCACCCCCCACGATCCCGAGGGCGGCACGGGCGGGAAGAATTTCGGCATCCTTGCGAAGATCCCGGTGCTCGTCCGGTGA
- a CDS encoding AAA family ATPase, translating into MTQDLISVVLDVRDTPTRAALERVLKSVPGFAIGNPDDSGPADLLVMEIGYEPEKEFHALQSLLSLGTVGEVFLTSSKPDKDILVQALRAGAREFLSQPIQEKEFRQSLEKFIERRRLSLKEKKTSKSGRIISLVGSKGGVGTTTIAVNLAGSIIRNDHLKSVALMDMNLLFGEIPLLLDITPSYHWGEIARNITRLDATFLMSVLHQHSSGLYVLSSPSQLAGQHAATPDVMEQLLTLMRRVFDFVVIDAGQTADDVSLKVLEMADTVFLVSVLSLPCLANVNRLLRLFFDLGYPHEDNVKVIVSRYVKNTDVSLKDAERSLNKKIFWTIPNDYKATMSSMNQGKVLSVVAPRSPVTASIDDLAVTLLGKKSRDDGAGWGLKLFRRSH; encoded by the coding sequence ATGACTCAGGATTTGATTTCGGTGGTCCTGGACGTCAGAGACACTCCCACCCGGGCGGCGCTGGAGCGCGTGCTCAAATCGGTGCCGGGATTTGCGATCGGCAATCCTGACGACTCGGGTCCGGCGGATCTCCTGGTCATGGAGATCGGGTATGAGCCCGAAAAGGAGTTCCATGCCCTGCAGTCGCTTCTGAGCCTCGGGACGGTGGGAGAAGTCTTCCTCACGAGCTCCAAGCCGGACAAGGACATCCTGGTGCAGGCGCTGAGAGCCGGAGCCAGGGAATTCCTGTCTCAGCCCATCCAGGAAAAGGAGTTCCGGCAGTCTCTGGAGAAGTTCATCGAGCGGCGCCGGCTCAGCCTCAAGGAGAAGAAAACCTCGAAAAGCGGCCGGATCATCTCCCTGGTGGGAAGCAAGGGCGGGGTCGGGACCACCACCATTGCGGTGAACCTCGCCGGCAGCATCATCCGGAACGACCATTTGAAATCCGTGGCCCTTATGGACATGAACCTCCTGTTCGGGGAGATCCCCCTCCTGCTCGACATCACTCCGTCCTACCACTGGGGCGAAATCGCCAGGAACATCACCCGGCTCGACGCCACCTTCCTCATGAGCGTGCTGCACCAGCACTCCTCGGGCCTCTACGTGCTCTCCTCGCCCAGCCAGCTCGCCGGACAGCACGCGGCCACGCCGGACGTTATGGAACAGCTTCTCACCCTGATGCGCAGGGTTTTCGATTTCGTGGTCATCGACGCCGGCCAGACCGCGGACGACGTCTCGTTGAAGGTCCTGGAAATGGCGGACACGGTTTTTCTCGTCTCCGTGCTGAGCCTTCCCTGTCTCGCCAACGTCAACCGGCTGCTGAGACTTTTTTTCGACCTGGGATACCCCCACGAGGACAACGTGAAGGTGATCGTCAGCCGGTACGTCAAGAACACCGACGTGTCCCTGAAAGACGCCGAGCGCAGTTTGAACAAGAAGATATTCTGGACCATCCCCAACGACTACAAGGCGACCATGTCGTCCATGAACCAGGGGAAGGTGCTGTCGGTGGTGGCTCCCAGATCGCCCGTCACCGCCAGTATCGACGATCTTGCCGTCACCCTGCTCGGGAAGAAATCCAGGGATGACGGAGCCGGCTGGGGGCTAAAACTCTTTCGCCGGAGCCACTAG